In Candidatus Delongbacteria bacterium, a single window of DNA contains:
- a CDS encoding methyl-accepting chemotaxis protein, with amino-acid sequence MSLRNQVLGLIALLAALVIVAIGVAMRFTAVISARTADIYSVRLVSVDKLIEADRDAYQSHLALMELLWVDSQDPDVDAEALRTGVEENRLQVEERYRVFAGLMTGAESQMKDEIQAFFPRHATWSASSRTILDLAAAGSRDQAAAEYRGTYLAAFEAMRDGLDKLTEYSLDRADKAHAEIVSLRRIMTRTYVILVVVGMALCLAAVWVVRRRVTQPIALLAATARDVGEGRRDTDWDHLERQVSASPETAVLGRSLREMVRALGDALDEAERRRAHLSGQVDQALVQVERLAGGDLGARMAIPESDELGRLAAGFNRALSSLCELMAALRQEAGAVEQSSQALTGIAQQLERQADQTAERAEAARTGVQQVDNQVQGVAGAGEEMDATIQDIAGRMAQGAAMAAQASRQAEGFRATVDDLLGASGDIDRVVQVIQTIAGQTHLLALNATIEAARAGEAGRGFAVVAGEVKDLADATHKAASEIAVMIGRVQNGTRETGESIQGVVKAIQAITEQEAAVAAAVEEQAATTREIGHSMQEAARATGDTVANMEQVAGLARESRQAGAQTLAAAGELGHLSARMRERLGTFRLDR; translated from the coding sequence ATGTCGTTGCGCAACCAAGTCCTGGGCCTGATCGCCCTGTTGGCGGCGCTGGTCATTGTGGCCATCGGGGTGGCCATGCGGTTCACCGCTGTGATCAGCGCTCGGACGGCGGACATCTATTCCGTGCGGTTGGTGTCGGTGGACAAGCTCATCGAGGCGGACCGCGACGCCTACCAATCCCATCTCGCGCTCATGGAACTCCTCTGGGTTGACAGCCAGGACCCAGACGTCGACGCCGAGGCCTTGCGGACGGGTGTCGAGGAGAACCGGCTCCAAGTGGAGGAGCGCTACCGGGTCTTCGCCGGTTTGATGACCGGCGCCGAGAGCCAGATGAAGGACGAGATCCAAGCGTTCTTCCCCCGCCATGCCACGTGGTCCGCCAGCAGCCGCACGATCCTCGACCTGGCCGCGGCCGGATCCCGCGACCAGGCCGCGGCGGAGTACCGCGGCACCTACCTGGCTGCCTTCGAGGCCATGCGGGACGGCCTGGACAAGCTGACGGAGTACAGCCTGGACCGGGCGGACAAGGCTCATGCGGAGATTGTCTCCCTGCGGCGCATCATGACCCGCACGTACGTGATCCTGGTGGTGGTCGGCATGGCCCTCTGCCTGGCCGCCGTGTGGGTGGTGCGGCGCCGCGTCACCCAGCCCATCGCCCTGCTGGCCGCCACCGCCCGGGACGTGGGCGAGGGGCGGCGCGACACGGACTGGGACCACTTGGAACGGCAGGTCTCCGCCAGCCCCGAGACCGCTGTCCTGGGCCGCTCCCTGCGCGAGATGGTGCGGGCCCTGGGCGACGCCCTGGACGAGGCCGAGCGGCGCCGGGCCCACTTGTCCGGACAGGTGGACCAGGCCCTGGTCCAGGTGGAGCGGTTGGCCGGCGGCGACCTGGGGGCGCGCATGGCCATCCCCGAAAGCGACGAGCTGGGCCGCCTGGCCGCCGGGTTCAACCGCGCGCTCTCCTCCCTCTGTGAGCTGATGGCGGCCCTGCGCCAGGAGGCCGGCGCCGTGGAGCAGTCCAGCCAGGCCCTCACCGGTATCGCTCAACAACTGGAGCGTCAGGCGGACCAGACGGCGGAGCGCGCCGAGGCCGCCCGGACGGGCGTGCAGCAGGTGGACAACCAGGTGCAGGGCGTGGCCGGCGCCGGCGAGGAGATGGACGCCACCATCCAGGACATCGCCGGAAGGATGGCCCAGGGCGCGGCCATGGCCGCCCAGGCCAGCCGCCAGGCCGAGGGCTTCCGAGCCACCGTGGACGACCTTCTTGGAGCTTCCGGGGACATCGACCGGGTGGTGCAGGTCATCCAGACCATCGCCGGGCAAACCCACCTGCTGGCCCTCAACGCCACCATCGAGGCGGCCCGGGCCGGCGAGGCGGGGCGCGGTTTCGCCGTGGTGGCCGGCGAGGTCAAGGACCTGGCCGACGCCACCCACAAGGCGGCCTCGGAGATCGCGGTGATGATCGGCCGGGTGCAAAACGGCACGCGGGAGACGGGCGAGTCCATCCAGGGGGTGGTGAAAGCCATCCAGGCCATCACGGAGCAGGAGGCCGCCGTGGCCGCCGCCGTGGAGGAACAGGCCGCCACCACCCGGGAGATCGGCCATTCCATGCAGGAGGCCGCCCGGGCCACGGGCGACACCGTGGCCAACATGGAACAAGTGGCCGGCCTGGCCCGGGAGAGCCGTCAGGCCGGGGCGCAGACCTTGGCCGCGGCCGGCGAGCTGGGCCATTTGTCCGCCCGCATGCGGGAACGGCTGGGCACCTTCCGCCTGGACCGCTGA
- a CDS encoding FKBP-type peptidyl-prolyl cis-trans isomerase, which yields MKMLTAGRLGLLVPVLTLMMAATGGCKKAPDRLTKLDTDLQKFSYAMGMDVGGYLKNQPGEMDMLAFQQGLEDARTGGQVLLSEEEAQNVKMAEGQRRAEEQAKSNEEKSKVFLETNAKKPGITVTASGLQYEVLQAAEGPKPTSESTATVHYTGTLIDSTKFDSSVDRGQPATFPLKGVIPGWTEGLQLMSAGSKYRFFIPPALGYGARGAGNVIPPNAVLIFEVEMISFE from the coding sequence ATGAAGATGTTGACCGCCGGACGCCTGGGTCTCCTGGTGCCGGTCCTGACCCTGATGATGGCCGCCACCGGTGGCTGCAAGAAGGCCCCCGATCGTCTGACCAAGCTGGACACCGATCTGCAGAAGTTCAGCTACGCCATGGGCATGGACGTGGGCGGCTATCTGAAGAACCAGCCCGGCGAGATGGACATGCTGGCCTTCCAGCAGGGTCTCGAGGACGCCCGCACGGGCGGCCAGGTGCTACTCAGCGAGGAAGAGGCCCAGAACGTCAAGATGGCCGAGGGCCAGCGGCGGGCGGAAGAGCAGGCCAAGTCGAACGAGGAGAAGAGCAAGGTGTTCCTGGAGACCAACGCCAAGAAGCCCGGCATCACGGTGACGGCCAGCGGGCTGCAGTACGAAGTGTTGCAGGCCGCCGAAGGCCCCAAGCCCACCAGCGAGAGCACGGCCACCGTGCACTACACGGGCACGCTGATCGACTCCACCAAGTTCGACAGCTCCGTGGACCGCGGCCAGCCCGCCACCTTCCCGCTCAAGGGCGTGATCCCGGGCTGGACGGAAGGCTTGCAGCTGATGAGCGCGGGCAGCAAGTACCGCTTCTTCATCCCGCCGGCGCTGGGCTACGGCGCCCGGGGCGCGGGCAACGTGATCCCGCCCAACGCCGTGCTGATCTTCGAAGTGGAAATGATCTCCTTCGAGTAG